Proteins found in one Thermodesulfobacteriota bacterium genomic segment:
- a CDS encoding lipopolysaccharide biosynthesis protein codes for MGWFGCEKDSDDFGRLFKSGLNMTMAFLTDKAKKAIHFLNGTDGTLRKKTIRSGFWVGVSSLVTNTLAFVRSIVLARLLMPEIFGLMTIASIAIRSLETFTQAGLESALIHRQKSFEEARDTTFTLLVVRGFMLALITFIVSPLVAIYYERPVLETIIKIIAITFILKGFRNINTIACRKELDFKRLAYFEQAAAVISFVIVVTLAYFLRSIWALVIAQVAGSFMEAVMSFVIIPGRPRFRFDKKIAKELFGYGKFVTGLAIVVFISSEIDNALVGKVLGMNALGYYVMAYTLANLPASHITNLVSKIMLPAYSKLQSDLPALRNAYLKVLRTVATLALPVAAGMLILSHDVVLVVYGEKWLPAVAALQVLVIYGLLRSIQANAGPVFFALGKPNIPFYINMVRLSLIAVSIYPLTKAYGIVGTAISVTATIILLQFLAWHYLTAQLRCSFATIFKELATPVISTLGMCATLLLIDTYALWSGFHILKSVELFLNIFVGFIAYTLIYIIVSLHNGEVEFFKSLSKIPKS; via the coding sequence GTGGGATGGTTCGGCTGCGAAAAGGATAGTGACGATTTTGGCAGACTATTCAAATCCGGCCTTAATATGACAATGGCATTTTTAACTGACAAGGCAAAGAAGGCAATCCACTTTCTAAACGGCACTGACGGCACTCTACGGAAGAAGACCATCCGTTCCGGCTTCTGGGTGGGAGTTTCCAGTCTTGTTACCAATACGTTGGCATTTGTACGTTCTATTGTGCTGGCCCGCCTCTTGATGCCCGAAATCTTCGGGCTCATGACTATCGCCTCGATAGCCATACGAAGCTTGGAAACATTTACCCAGGCAGGTTTAGAGTCTGCCCTGATCCATCGTCAGAAAAGTTTTGAAGAAGCGAGAGACACTACTTTTACCCTATTGGTCGTCAGGGGCTTTATGCTGGCTCTCATAACTTTTATCGTATCACCACTGGTCGCTATCTATTATGAAAGGCCGGTCTTAGAGACTATAATCAAGATTATCGCCATAACCTTCATCTTAAAGGGCTTTAGAAACATCAACACCATAGCCTGCCGGAAAGAGCTTGACTTCAAGCGTCTGGCCTATTTTGAACAGGCTGCGGCTGTAATAAGTTTTGTGATTGTGGTCACCCTGGCGTATTTTTTGAGGAGTATCTGGGCCCTGGTAATCGCTCAGGTCGCGGGCTCTTTTATGGAAGCAGTCATGTCTTTTGTGATTATTCCCGGCAGGCCTCGCTTCCGGTTTGACAAAAAAATCGCCAAGGAGCTGTTTGGTTATGGAAAATTTGTAACCGGACTGGCTATCGTCGTTTTTATTAGCTCGGAGATAGACAATGCGCTGGTGGGGAAGGTCCTGGGTATGAACGCCCTTGGATACTACGTAATGGCCTATACCCTGGCCAACCTTCCGGCCAGCCATATAACGAACCTGGTATCCAAAATCATGCTCCCTGCGTACAGTAAACTCCAGAGCGATCTTCCGGCACTCAGAAATGCATACCTAAAAGTATTAAGGACCGTGGCGACCCTTGCATTACCGGTTGCCGCGGGGATGTTAATTCTCTCCCACGATGTTGTCCTTGTGGTGTATGGAGAGAAGTGGCTACCGGCCGTGGCCGCCTTGCAGGTACTGGTGATTTACGGTCTGCTTCGCTCTATACAGGCCAACGCCGGGCCGGTATTTTTTGCTCTGGGGAAACCCAATATTCCGTTTTATATTAATATGGTCAGGCTGAGTTTGATAGCGGTCTCGATTTATCCGCTGACAAAGGCATACGGTATCGTTGGCACGGCGATTTCGGTTACGGCAACTATTATACTACTGCAATTCTTGGCCTGGCACTATCTGACTGCCCAATTAAGGTGTTCATTCGCGACAATTTTTAAGGAACTGGCCACGCCCGTTATATCCACGTTAGGCATGTGCGCTACGTTGCTGCTCATAGACACTTATGCATTGTGGAGTGGTTTCCACATTCTGAAATCGGTCGAACTC